The Thermovirga sp. DNA window GGATTGACAGGAAGGGCGCGCCTTCCCTGCGTTCGAGGGAGACATTCTTCAGACCGACACGTCCCAAACCCCAACCTCCGGCCTTGGCAAAGGCCTCCTTGGCGGCGAAGGCCGAGGCAAGGTGCCTTGTTTTTCCTCCCCTGGACAAGGCATAATCCTTTTCTCTTTCGGTGAAAACCTTTTCCATGAAGGCGGGGGTGTCCAAAGCATTCCCCAGACGGGAGATGCTGCACATATCAATGCCTATGCCTTTTA harbors:
- the acpS gene encoding holo-ACP synthase — protein: KGIGIDMCSISRLGNALDTPAFMEKVFTEREKDYALSRGGKTRHLASAFAAKEAFAKAGGWGLGRVGLKNVSLERREGAPFLSIQGNAESLMQSLGVRSVHVSVTHEGDYAVAVVVLEG